A window from Moritella yayanosii encodes these proteins:
- a CDS encoding peptidylprolyl isomerase gives MAKTAAALHILVKHQDKAYEILKKLEKGENFQKLAKSHSICPSGKKDGGNLGEFRKGAMVPAFDKVCFNAEILTPHLVKTKHGWHIVKILYRT, from the coding sequence TGCGGCATTGCATATCTTAGTTAAGCACCAAGATAAAGCATACGAAATATTGAAAAAACTCGAGAAGGGTGAAAACTTTCAGAAGCTTGCCAAGTCGCATTCGATTTGCCCATCAGGCAAGAAGGATGGTGGTAACTTAGGTGAATTCAGAAAAGGTGCGATGGTTCCCGCCTTCGATAAGGTTTGTTTCAATGCTGAAATTCTTACTCCACATCTTGTGAAGACCAAGCATGGTTGGCACATCGTTAAGATATTGTATAGAACGTAA